Proteins from a single region of Pseudodesulfovibrio portus:
- the mqnE gene encoding aminofutalosine synthase MqnE produces MFKSDYFDNMGLADIRDKVMNGERLSPDDGLRLFSCPEPLAVGALAHHVRTRLHGDKAFYVINQHVNYTNVCVNGCVFCAYQREEGQKGGFVLTGDDILARIDEAALAPREIHIVGGCHPRLPLSYFEEILAAIKERHPQVVLKCFTAVEIAHFAKLGNTTTREVLTRLKAVGLDMLPGGGAEIFKTEIREQLCPRKSTADEWLAVHEEAHTLGLKTNCTMLFGHIESHADRIDHLVRLRESQDRGGGYTCFIPLPFLTENSQLVIDNPLTGLEELRTIAVSRLMLDNIPHIKAYWVMLGVKQAQAALKFGADDFDGTVVEEKIGHEAGATSQQGMTRGELEAMIRGCGCTPVERDGYFNEV; encoded by the coding sequence ATATTCAAGAGCGACTACTTCGACAACATGGGCCTTGCCGACATCCGGGACAAGGTCATGAACGGCGAACGCCTCTCGCCCGACGACGGCCTGCGCCTTTTCAGCTGCCCCGAGCCCCTGGCCGTGGGTGCCCTGGCCCATCACGTCCGCACCCGGCTGCACGGCGACAAGGCGTTCTACGTCATCAACCAGCACGTCAACTACACCAACGTCTGCGTCAACGGCTGCGTGTTCTGCGCCTACCAGCGCGAGGAAGGGCAGAAAGGCGGGTTCGTGCTGACCGGGGACGACATCCTGGCCCGCATCGACGAGGCCGCCCTCGCCCCGCGCGAAATCCATATCGTGGGCGGCTGCCATCCCAGGCTCCCGCTCTCCTATTTCGAAGAGATTCTCGCGGCCATCAAGGAGCGTCACCCGCAAGTGGTGCTCAAATGCTTCACTGCCGTGGAGATCGCCCATTTCGCCAAGCTCGGGAACACCACCACGCGCGAAGTCCTGACCCGGCTCAAAGCCGTCGGCCTGGACATGCTGCCCGGCGGCGGCGCGGAAATCTTCAAGACCGAAATCCGCGAACAGCTCTGTCCGCGCAAATCCACGGCGGACGAGTGGCTGGCCGTGCACGAAGAGGCCCACACCCTCGGCCTCAAGACCAACTGCACCATGCTCTTCGGCCACATAGAGTCCCATGCGGACCGCATCGACCACCTGGTCCGGCTGCGCGAATCCCAGGACCGGGGCGGCGGGTACACCTGTTTCATTCCCCTGCCCTTCCTGACCGAGAACAGCCAGCTCGTCATCGACAACCCGCTGACCGGGTTGGAGGAGCTGCGAACCATCGCCGTGTCCCGGCTGATGCTCGACAACATCCCGCACATCAAGGCGTACTGGGTGATGCTCGGCGTCAAGCAGGCACAGGCCGCCCTCAAGTTCGGGGCCGACGATTTCGACGGGACCGTGGTCGAGGAAAAGATCGGCCACGAAGCCGGGGCCACCAGCCAGCAGGGAATGACCCGGGGCGAACTGGAGGCGATGATCCGTGGCTGCGGCTGCACGCCCGTGGAACGCGACGGCTACTTCAACGAAGTGTAG
- a CDS encoding TetR/AcrR family transcriptional regulator: MTKPAKTFENLPDEKRERVLAEATREFADHGFHQASVNRIVNRLGIAKGSLFKYFGNKEGLFEYLFGHAVAEFKKPLKAIRDNGTGDFFDRIEQTFLASGAFVDAHPNIYRIYLKMLFNERFPLRERFLGEIRKAHAKFLRQLIEDGKKRGDLPAGLDAADAVFILHSTMDRFLQGYAVPSLDHGVEPTENTLHDKARAMTDLFRHGLGGSREG, encoded by the coding sequence ATGACGAAACCGGCGAAGACATTTGAAAACCTGCCCGATGAGAAGCGGGAACGGGTCCTGGCCGAGGCCACCCGCGAGTTCGCGGACCATGGTTTCCACCAGGCGAGCGTCAACCGCATAGTCAACCGGCTGGGCATCGCAAAGGGGTCCCTGTTCAAGTACTTCGGCAACAAGGAGGGGTTGTTCGAATACCTCTTCGGCCACGCCGTCGCCGAGTTCAAGAAACCGCTCAAGGCCATCCGTGACAACGGCACAGGCGACTTCTTCGACCGCATCGAACAGACCTTCCTGGCCAGCGGCGCGTTTGTGGACGCCCACCCGAACATCTACCGCATCTATCTGAAAATGCTCTTCAACGAGCGGTTTCCCCTGCGCGAACGGTTTCTGGGCGAGATTCGCAAGGCGCACGCCAAATTTCTCCGGCAGTTGATCGAAGACGGGAAAAAGCGGGGAGACCTGCCCGCCGGCCTCGACGCGGCAGACGCCGTCTTCATCCTGCACTCCACCATGGACCGTTTTCTCCAGGGATATGCCGTGCCCTCTCTGGATCACGGCGTGGAACCGACAGAAAACACTCTGCACGACAAGGCCCGCGCCATGACGGATTTGTTCCGCCACGGCCTGGGCGGCTCCCGGGAGGGATAG
- a CDS encoding 1,4-dihydroxy-6-naphthoate synthase has product MPINLTVGYSPCPNDTFIFHALASGIVDWDGELSVTLADVEELNSKAGSGDLDVVKVSVAAAAGILDDYVLLRAGGAMGFGVGPILVAGEHAELGDLDGKRVAIPGRKTTANLLFGLCCREAGISVEPVEMVFDQVMPAVESGDVAAGVVIHEGRFTFRARGLQRILDLGGWWEEHTGLPIPLGGIAMKRSLGEDAARAMDEAIRQSLLHARSHPEDGQGYIRFHAQEMDEAVVRTHIETFVTDYSLDVGEAGVEAVSRLLREAGCTRADVFIDS; this is encoded by the coding sequence ATGCCCATCAATCTGACTGTCGGCTATTCGCCCTGTCCCAACGACACCTTCATCTTCCACGCCCTGGCGTCCGGCATCGTGGATTGGGACGGCGAGCTTTCCGTCACGCTGGCCGACGTGGAGGAATTGAACTCCAAGGCCGGGAGCGGTGACCTGGACGTGGTCAAGGTGTCGGTGGCGGCCGCTGCGGGCATTCTCGACGACTACGTGCTGCTCCGGGCGGGCGGGGCCATGGGCTTCGGCGTGGGCCCCATCCTGGTGGCCGGAGAGCATGCCGAACTTGGCGACCTGGACGGGAAGCGGGTGGCCATACCGGGCCGCAAGACCACGGCCAACCTGCTCTTCGGGCTGTGCTGCCGCGAGGCGGGCATTTCGGTGGAACCGGTGGAGATGGTCTTCGACCAGGTCATGCCCGCAGTGGAATCCGGCGACGTGGCCGCGGGCGTCGTCATCCACGAGGGGCGGTTCACCTTTCGGGCCAGGGGGCTGCAACGCATCCTCGATCTCGGCGGCTGGTGGGAGGAGCATACCGGGCTGCCCATCCCGCTCGGCGGCATTGCCATGAAGCGGTCACTGGGCGAGGACGCGGCAAGGGCCATGGACGAGGCCATCCGGCAGAGCCTGCTCCATGCGCGTTCCCACCCGGAAGACGGGCAGGGGTACATCAGATTTCATGCCCAGGAGATGGACGAGGCGGTGGTCCGGACCCACATCGAGACCTTTGTCACGGATTACAGCCTGGACGTGGGCGAGGCGGGCGTTGAGGCCGTGTCCCGCCTGTTGCGCGAGGCGGGCTGCACACGCGCAGACGTCTTTATCGACAGCTAG
- a CDS encoding DMT family transporter — protein sequence MVFTEGKTKAFIALGAGVFLWASSFVALKVAFRTYDPMVVIFGRMLVASLCFLFVFKNLKNIDYQPGDWKFLVFMGVCEPGFYFIFEALALTYTDASQAGMICALLPLMVAVGAKFILNEPLTRRTVTGFGLAIVGAVTLSAVAESTETASNPALGNFLEFLAMICACGYMITLKRLTPRYNPWFLTMVQAFVGAIFYFPLLFLPSTSLPTSFDLTGLASIFYLGVFVTIMAYGLYNYGMSKIPAGQASAFINLIPVITLVLGVLMLGERLNWMQYAASAVVVLGVYVSQEKQKKKASA from the coding sequence ATGGTCTTCACGGAAGGGAAAACAAAGGCTTTCATTGCACTCGGAGCGGGTGTCTTTCTCTGGGCCAGTTCATTTGTCGCGCTCAAGGTCGCCTTCAGGACATACGACCCCATGGTGGTCATCTTCGGCCGCATGCTCGTGGCCTCTCTCTGCTTCTTATTTGTCTTCAAGAACCTCAAAAACATCGACTATCAGCCCGGCGACTGGAAATTCCTGGTCTTCATGGGTGTCTGTGAGCCCGGCTTCTACTTCATCTTCGAGGCCCTGGCCCTGACCTACACCGACGCATCCCAGGCAGGCATGATCTGCGCCCTGCTGCCGCTCATGGTGGCCGTGGGCGCAAAATTCATCCTGAACGAGCCCCTGACCAGACGCACGGTGACCGGCTTCGGCCTGGCAATCGTCGGCGCCGTCACCCTGTCCGCAGTCGCCGAATCCACGGAAACGGCATCCAACCCGGCACTCGGCAACTTCCTGGAATTTCTGGCCATGATCTGCGCCTGCGGCTACATGATCACACTCAAGAGACTCACTCCCCGGTACAACCCGTGGTTTTTGACCATGGTCCAGGCCTTTGTCGGGGCGATATTCTATTTCCCGCTGCTCTTCCTGCCCTCCACCAGCCTGCCCACGAGTTTCGATCTGACCGGCCTGGCCTCCATCTTCTACCTCGGCGTGTTCGTGACCATCATGGCATACGGCCTGTACAACTACGGCATGTCCAAGATCCCGGCCGGCCAGGCATCGGCCTTCATCAACCTGATCCCGGTCATCACCCTGGTCCTGGGCGTGCTCATGCTCGGCGAACGCCTCAACTGGATGCAGTACGCAGCCTCCGCCGTGGTCGTCCTGGGCGTTTACGTGAGCCAGGAAAAACAGAAGAAAAAAGCCTCCGCCTAG
- the yjgA gene encoding ribosome biogenesis factor YjgA encodes MAKRKETYRPQEFDENGYDGPSRSQLKRDMTELQQLGMDLAALGDGVIKGANLPEEVEKALLMIKKITKHEARRRHLQYVGKLMRTFDTGPVREIVEAAKAGHQIKTAEFKRLEKLRDRLIDGDDDLLQELFEQHPEEGRRLRHLTLGARRERAREKPPKDARALFKLLRSLPSPEK; translated from the coding sequence ATGGCAAAAAGAAAAGAAACATACAGACCCCAGGAATTCGACGAAAACGGGTACGACGGACCGAGTCGATCCCAGTTGAAAAGGGACATGACCGAGTTGCAGCAACTCGGAATGGACCTTGCCGCGCTTGGCGACGGCGTGATCAAAGGAGCGAATCTCCCCGAAGAGGTGGAGAAGGCCCTGCTGATGATCAAAAAAATAACCAAGCACGAGGCGCGGCGGCGGCACCTCCAGTACGTGGGCAAGCTCATGCGTACCTTCGACACCGGCCCCGTGCGCGAGATAGTGGAGGCCGCCAAGGCGGGCCACCAGATCAAGACCGCCGAGTTCAAGCGTTTGGAGAAATTGCGCGACCGCCTGATCGACGGCGACGACGACCTCCTCCAGGAACTCTTCGAGCAGCATCCCGAAGAAGGTCGGCGGCTGCGCCATTTGACGCTCGGCGCTCGCCGCGAGCGGGCCAGGGAGAAGCCGCCCAAGGACGCCCGCGCGCTCTTCAAGCTCCTGCGCTCCCTTCCTTCCCCGGAAAAATAA
- a CDS encoding ABC-type transport auxiliary lipoprotein family protein, with the protein MKRHTLILLALAALLAAGCVQLTHDPVDKRYYQITPERTAAGAATNKDMVLKVRRLSVSDLYNTRELVYREADGRVESDYYNMFFVTPGDMLTQELRQWLRDSNLFTHVIEPGSMVVPGLTLEGVVNALYGDYTADAPTAVVEMQFFVVDESTSRNVIVFSAGYTQRVPVSKADPTELVKAMTQGVETIFTNLETDLAKAPLTP; encoded by the coding sequence ATGAAACGACACACCCTCATCCTGCTCGCCCTGGCGGCGCTCCTGGCCGCCGGCTGCGTCCAGCTTACCCACGACCCCGTGGACAAACGCTATTACCAGATTACGCCTGAACGCACGGCCGCCGGGGCCGCAACGAACAAGGACATGGTCCTCAAGGTGCGGCGGCTGTCCGTCTCCGACCTGTACAACACCCGCGAGCTGGTTTACCGAGAAGCCGACGGGCGTGTGGAGTCCGACTACTACAACATGTTCTTCGTCACCCCCGGCGACATGCTGACCCAGGAACTCCGCCAATGGCTTCGGGACTCGAACCTCTTCACCCACGTCATCGAGCCCGGTTCCATGGTCGTCCCGGGCCTGACGCTCGAAGGAGTTGTCAACGCGCTCTACGGCGACTATACGGCTGATGCGCCCACCGCCGTGGTCGAGATGCAATTCTTCGTGGTGGACGAATCCACGTCCAGGAACGTCATCGTTTTCTCCGCCGGCTATACGCAGCGCGTGCCTGTGTCCAAGGCCGATCCCACGGAGCTGGTCAAGGCCATGACGCAGGGCGTGGAAACGATCTTCACCAACCTTGAAACCGATCTGGCCAAAGCGCCGCTCACCCCATAA
- a CDS encoding MlaD family protein — protein sequence MIRKNDYYKLGVFIIIGTGMLIAVIIILGAGRYFETTYTMETYFDESVNGLAVGSPVKLRGVKIGRVADISFVPNIYKDIDASGSRYVYVECDINPDLYDDIPEVEFRKQVQQEVKRGLRIRPTSLGLTGQLFLNIVYDDPDTSTPLPINWEPKHSYIPSAPSTLSQVEGAITTISKTLSSLKQDDLEAIIGDVKSIVNTIAEFMKTEGGRAAGNKILAILEETHSILSRTDELLADPAMDKIIPNAAGAAESLNTILTRSADDIIAAAGEARQAMTSFKRASSVLEKALSDPRVDTAMGEIAPTLENISRASTDLTAAVSKVHALVNRLNGVVASETSNVHSILEDTREVMQNIKELTGTAKRYPSDLLFGAPPKKPNPEAP from the coding sequence ATGATACGGAAAAACGACTATTACAAATTGGGCGTCTTCATCATCATCGGCACGGGCATGCTCATCGCGGTGATCATCATCCTCGGTGCGGGCCGCTATTTCGAGACCACCTACACCATGGAGACCTACTTCGACGAATCGGTCAACGGATTGGCCGTGGGCTCGCCTGTGAAGCTCAGGGGCGTCAAGATCGGACGCGTGGCCGACATCAGCTTCGTGCCCAACATATACAAGGACATCGACGCCTCCGGCTCCCGCTACGTGTACGTGGAATGCGACATCAACCCCGACCTCTACGACGACATCCCGGAAGTGGAATTCCGGAAACAGGTGCAGCAGGAAGTCAAGCGCGGCCTGCGGATACGCCCCACCTCGCTGGGGCTGACCGGGCAGCTGTTCCTGAACATCGTCTACGACGACCCCGACACGAGCACTCCGCTGCCCATCAACTGGGAACCCAAGCACTCATACATCCCATCCGCGCCGTCCACACTCAGCCAGGTGGAAGGGGCCATCACCACCATTTCCAAGACCTTGAGCAGCCTCAAGCAGGATGACCTCGAAGCCATCATCGGGGACGTCAAATCCATCGTCAACACCATCGCCGAATTCATGAAGACCGAAGGCGGACGCGCCGCAGGCAACAAGATCCTGGCCATCCTCGAAGAGACGCACTCCATCCTGAGCCGCACCGACGAACTCCTGGCCGACCCGGCCATGGACAAGATCATCCCCAACGCAGCCGGGGCCGCCGAATCGCTGAACACCATCCTCACCCGGTCCGCCGACGACATCATTGCGGCAGCAGGGGAAGCGCGGCAGGCCATGACCAGCTTCAAGCGGGCGTCCTCGGTGCTCGAAAAAGCCCTGTCCGACCCGCGCGTGGACACGGCCATGGGCGAGATCGCGCCCACGCTGGAAAACATCTCCAGGGCGTCCACGGACCTGACCGCCGCAGTCAGCAAGGTCCACGCCCTGGTCAACCGCCTCAACGGCGTGGTCGCCTCCGAGACGAGCAACGTCCACTCCATCCTCGAGGACACCCGCGAGGTCATGCAGAACATCAAGGAACTGACGGGCACCGCCAAGCGGTATCCCTCTGATCTCCTCTTCGGAGCGCCGCCCAAGAAACCCAACCCGGAAGCACCATAA
- a CDS encoding ABC transporter ATP-binding protein, translating to MATVESKEIVISARNLTCGYDGTVIVDNVSFDITRGEIFIILGGSGCGKSTLLKNMIGLLTPMSGEVWFGEDELTAATGGKRDAIIRKFGVMYQMGALFGSMSLLQNVMLPLEEFTDLPRDAREIVAKSKLAMVDLEHSVYKMPAALSGGMKKRAAIARAMALDPGILFLDEPGAGLDPISSASLDELILDLSRNLGITFVIVTHELESIYKIADRVIMLDKDVKSIVAEGDPKVLRDTSDNLFVKRFFHRQPGLLPDGQTSMKDAG from the coding sequence GTGGCGACCGTGGAAAGCAAAGAGATCGTCATCAGCGCACGCAACCTGACCTGCGGCTACGACGGGACCGTGATCGTGGACAATGTCAGCTTCGACATCACCCGAGGCGAGATATTCATCATCCTGGGCGGCTCGGGCTGCGGCAAGTCGACCCTGCTCAAGAACATGATCGGGCTCCTCACCCCCATGTCCGGCGAGGTCTGGTTCGGCGAGGACGAATTGACTGCGGCCACGGGCGGGAAACGGGACGCCATCATCCGCAAGTTCGGGGTCATGTACCAGATGGGCGCCCTGTTCGGGTCCATGTCGCTGTTGCAGAACGTCATGCTGCCGCTGGAGGAATTCACGGACCTGCCCCGGGACGCACGCGAGATCGTGGCCAAGTCCAAGCTGGCCATGGTCGACCTGGAGCACTCGGTGTACAAGATGCCCGCCGCCCTGTCCGGCGGCATGAAGAAACGGGCCGCCATCGCCCGGGCCATGGCGCTCGATCCCGGCATCCTCTTTCTGGACGAACCGGGGGCCGGGCTCGACCCCATTTCCAGCGCAAGCCTGGACGAACTGATCCTCGATCTCTCCCGGAATCTGGGCATCACGTTCGTCATCGTCACCCACGAGCTGGAGTCCATTTACAAAATCGCGGATCGGGTTATCATGCTCGACAAGGACGTCAAGTCCATCGTGGCCGAGGGCGATCCCAAGGTGCTGCGCGACACCTCCGACAACCTGTTCGTCAAACGATTCTTCCACCGCCAGCCAGGGTTGCTGCCTGACGGCCAAACTTCCATGAAGGATGCGGGATGA
- a CDS encoding ABC transporter permease, with protein MTTSIQDTARFTVTADGDALRVALGGRLDADGTASIWKAALEAVKAASFSAVEADCGEVTYMDGAGVALLVRLREVAAAKNAPITLSRLRDEDENLLMLTWETELPQWDRANRERRGLAVAVGEATGEIWKTIHQMISFVGESFALLGQAILHPGQVRWKDVLLSCINVGVDSMFIIVLIGFLMGLIMSFQSAISLQRFGGEIFVPNMLGLVMFREMGPLVTSILLAARSGSAFAAEIGTMKINEELDALTTMGLSPMKFLVVPKLLSTMMVVPLMTMFFNLASLVGGAVVMLSMGYPLVTFTSRVFSYLDFGDFWGGMGKALVFSFLVAGVGCLRGIQTRTGASAVGLSTTSAVVSGIILIAFADGIFAMAFYYLGI; from the coding sequence GTGACGACTTCCATTCAGGACACCGCCCGCTTCACCGTGACCGCCGACGGAGACGCCCTCCGCGTGGCCCTCGGCGGTCGTCTTGACGCCGATGGAACGGCCTCCATATGGAAGGCAGCCCTGGAGGCCGTGAAGGCGGCCTCCTTTTCCGCCGTGGAAGCGGACTGCGGCGAGGTCACCTACATGGACGGCGCGGGCGTGGCCCTGCTCGTCCGGCTGCGGGAGGTGGCCGCCGCGAAGAACGCCCCCATCACCCTGAGCCGATTGCGCGACGAGGACGAGAATCTCCTCATGCTGACCTGGGAAACCGAACTGCCCCAGTGGGACCGGGCCAACCGGGAGCGGCGGGGACTGGCCGTGGCCGTGGGCGAGGCCACCGGCGAGATATGGAAAACCATCCACCAGATGATCTCCTTTGTGGGCGAGTCCTTTGCCCTGCTGGGCCAGGCCATACTCCATCCGGGCCAGGTCCGCTGGAAGGACGTGCTCCTCTCCTGCATCAACGTGGGCGTGGACTCCATGTTCATCATCGTGCTCATCGGATTTCTCATGGGGCTGATCATGTCGTTTCAGTCCGCCATCAGCCTGCAGCGGTTCGGCGGCGAGATATTCGTTCCCAACATGCTCGGGCTTGTCATGTTCCGCGAGATGGGCCCGCTTGTGACCTCCATCCTCCTGGCCGCCCGGTCCGGCTCGGCCTTTGCCGCCGAGATCGGCACCATGAAGATCAACGAGGAACTGGACGCCCTGACCACCATGGGGCTGTCGCCCATGAAATTCCTGGTGGTGCCCAAGCTGCTGTCCACCATGATGGTCGTGCCGCTGATGACCATGTTCTTCAACCTGGCCTCGCTGGTGGGCGGCGCGGTGGTCATGCTCTCCATGGGCTACCCCCTGGTCACCTTCACCTCCCGCGTGTTCAGCTATCTCGATTTCGGCGATTTCTGGGGCGGCATGGGCAAGGCCCTGGTCTTCAGTTTCCTGGTGGCCGGAGTGGGCTGCCTGCGCGGCATCCAGACCAGGACAGGGGCCAGCGCGGTGGGGCTGTCCACCACCTCGGCAGTGGTCTCCGGCATCATCTTGATCGCCTTTGCGGACGGCATCTTCGCCATGGCCTTCTACTATCTGGGGATATAG
- a CDS encoding Lrp/AsnC family transcriptional regulator translates to MNNRKIDKLDLEILNILQADGKISNAEIARKVGKAPSAVLERVRKLKNSSIIKGYECIVNHKALGRGLTAFTSIRVEEGVGATEVGSKLAEFPEVLEVHYTAGRDSYLVKVRVEDTEALQATLAKFGTIGPVRDTNSTIVLTTVKESRVIPLPGEDE, encoded by the coding sequence ATGAATAACAGAAAGATTGACAAGCTGGATTTGGAAATCCTGAACATACTTCAGGCTGACGGCAAGATATCCAATGCCGAGATCGCGCGGAAGGTGGGCAAGGCCCCTTCGGCAGTGCTCGAACGGGTACGCAAGCTGAAGAATTCCAGCATCATCAAGGGATATGAGTGCATTGTCAACCACAAGGCACTGGGGCGGGGGCTGACGGCCTTCACCTCCATCCGGGTGGAAGAGGGCGTGGGCGCCACCGAAGTGGGCAGCAAGCTCGCCGAATTCCCCGAAGTTCTTGAAGTTCATTATACCGCGGGCCGCGACTCCTATCTGGTCAAGGTGCGCGTGGAAGATACGGAAGCGTTGCAGGCCACGCTGGCCAAGTTCGGCACCATCGGGCCGGTCAGGGACACCAACTCAACCATCGTGCTGACCACGGTGAAAGAATCCCGGGTCATACCGCTACCCGGAGAAGACGAATAA